The stretch of DNA GACCGATAGTAGAGCTCGAAGCGCATCGCGTCCGGCTCCTGGACGTCCCAGGTCACGGTGATGCGCACCTCGGACGCGTCTGCGACCGCGCTTACGTTCGTCGGCGGCAGCGGCGGCTCGGAGGGCGGCGGATCGCCGCTGTCGTCCATCACCTCGCGCAGCGTGCTCAGCACGTGCGCGTTCTCCGAGAAGGAGTTGGTCACCACGTTCTTGGTCGCGTGCTGCCAGAGCAGGTCGCTGATCGCGCCCGCGCCCACGCCGGGGTTCGCCTCCATCAGTAGCGCGGCCGCGCCCGCTGCGTGCGGCGACGCCATGGACGTCCCGTTGAACACCGCGGTGGCGTCATCGGAGGCGTTGTGCGCGGACAGCACGTTCACGCCGGGCGCGAACAGGTCCACGCAATCGCCGTAGTTGGAGAACGGCGCGCGGTCGTCGGCGCCGTCGGAGGCGCCCACGGTGACCGCGCTCGGCGCGCGCGCGGGCGAGACGTCGCACGCGTCGGCGCCGCTGTTTCCGGCCGCCACTACGACCGGGAAGCCGGCCGCGGTGAGCCCCGCGACGGCCTCGTCAAAGGCGTCCGAGGCGCCGCCGCCGAGCGACATGTTGACCACCCCGGCCGCCCCCTCGGCGAGGATCCAGTCCAGCCCGGCGATCACGCCGCTCACGGTGCCCGCGCCGTTGCAGTCGAGCACGCGCACCGCGACCAGCTCGACGCCCTTCGCGACGCCGTAGGTCGAACCGCCGATCGTGCCGGCGACGTGCGTTCCGTGCCCGTTGCAGTCGGAGGCGTCTCCGCCCAGCGCGTCGAAGCCCGCGCGGGCCCGCCCGCCGAACTCCGCGTGGCTGGTGCGGATCCCGGTGTCCACCACGTACGTGGTCACGCCCGCGCCGGACAGGTCGTACGAGTAGAGCCCGTCGAGCGCGGCGCCCCGCTGGTCGATGCGGTCCAGGCCCCAGGGCGGATCCGCCTGATCGCCGTCGATCGAGACGCGCAGGTCGGACACCACCGCACGCACCCCCGGCGCGCGCTCCAGGGCGGCGCGGGCGGCCTCGGGAATAGACCCGGCCAGGCCGTTGACGGCGTGCGTGTAGACGTACTGCGGGTCGATGCCGTGGCGCGCCGCGAACCCGCGCGGGGCGACCCCCTGCTCCAGCAGGATGATGACGCGCTCCGCGCCGCCCGCGACCGCGGACTCGCTGGGCCCGCCGAGAGGGTCCGTCGCCTCACGCGGACCAAGGAAGCCTTCTCCGCAGCCGACGATGCCGAGGACGGCGAACAGCCAGACCGCACGCTTCATTGGGGTTTCTCCCCCGAGCAGCCATGACCAGCGGGGTTGGGAACGCGAGCTTGCTGACGCGGAGGAGAGCCGGTGGCGCTTGGATGGCCCGGTTCAGGGTATCGTTCGGCGGATTGTCCCGATCCGCCGTGCGCGCGCGCACAGACTCCCGCAAGATACCGGCGCCCCGGCGAAACAGATGATCTGCCGGGCCGCGGCTAACGCGGAACGTCTTGGATCGCGGGAGGTTAGGCGACTCGCGGGGGCGGCCCGTGGGGTCCGGCCGTCGCCCGGTCCGGACCCCCTCACTGCGCACTTCTTGCCGCCTCGGGTGCTACATTATTCCGGGTCCCGGCCGCTACCGCCTCACACCGCCGCCACGCCCTCCGGCTCGGAGGCCTTCATCATGCCGAACGCGGTGCTCACCGCGAGGAAGAACCACAGCAGATCCCAGCCGCTC from Gemmatimonadota bacterium encodes:
- a CDS encoding S8 family serine peptidase — protein: MKRAVWLFAVLGIVGCGEGFLGPREATDPLGGPSESAVAGGAERVIILLEQGVAPRGFAARHGIDPQYVYTHAVNGLAGSIPEAARAALERAPGVRAVVSDLRVSIDGDQADPPWGLDRIDQRGAALDGLYSYDLSGAGVTTYVVDTGIRTSHAEFGGRARAGFDALGGDASDCNGHGTHVAGTIGGSTYGVAKGVELVAVRVLDCNGAGTVSGVIAGLDWILAEGAAGVVNMSLGGGASDAFDEAVAGLTAAGFPVVVAAGNSGADACDVSPARAPSAVTVGASDGADDRAPFSNYGDCVDLFAPGVNVLSAHNASDDATAVFNGTSMASPHAAGAAALLMEANPGVGAGAISDLLWQHATKNVVTNSFSENAHVLSTLREVMDDSGDPPPSEPPLPPTNVSAVADASEVRITVTWDVQEPDAMRFELYYRSAGEQFGPWQMVSGPATTTLVSFGPLYLDPSTTYEFSVRLETWHGMFSAMSEPAVATTCAAKDGRERCASADGDESGATGKGNNGGGNGKGRGKKS